From one Rhizobium sp. CIAT894 genomic stretch:
- the gstI gene encoding glutamine synthetase translation inhibitor GstI: MPTGFHRESATIYQFPVKPTRAANRFERARLMEREAAEVCDAALDSCWYHDEAVRGPDRPTKS; the protein is encoded by the coding sequence ATGCCCACGGGTTTCCATCGTGAATCCGCAACGATCTACCAGTTTCCCGTCAAGCCGACGCGGGCCGCGAACCGGTTCGAACGCGCCCGGCTGATGGAACGCGAGGCCGCGGAGGTGTGCGATGCGGCGCTCGATAGCTGCTGGTATCATGACGAGGCGGTTCGCGGGCCGGATCGGCCGACGAAGTCCTGA
- a CDS encoding glutamine synthetase beta-grasp domain-containing protein yields MTKFKLEYIWLDGYTPVPNLRGKTQIKEFDAFPTLEQLPLWGFDGSSTQQAEGRSSDCVLKPVAIYPDPARTNGALVMCEVMMPDGVTPHASNARATILDDEDAWFGFEQEYFFYQNGRPLGFPEQGYPAPQGPYYTGVGYSNVGDVAREIVEEHLDLCLAAGINHEGINAEVAKGQWEFQIFGKGSKKAADQIWMARYLLQRLTEKYGIDIEYHCKPLGDTDWNGSGMHCNFSTKYMREVGGKAYFEALMAQFEKNLMDHINVYGPDNDKRLTGKHETAPWNKFSYGVADRGASIRVPHSFVKNDYKGYLEDRRPNSQGCPYQIASQVLKTISEVPLAGSASAAA; encoded by the coding sequence ATGACAAAATTTAAGCTCGAGTATATTTGGCTCGATGGTTACACTCCGGTCCCGAACCTGCGCGGCAAGACGCAGATCAAGGAATTCGACGCATTCCCGACGCTGGAACAGCTTCCGCTCTGGGGCTTTGACGGCTCGTCGACGCAGCAGGCCGAAGGCCGGAGCTCCGATTGCGTGCTGAAGCCCGTCGCCATCTATCCCGATCCGGCCCGTACCAACGGCGCACTCGTCATGTGCGAAGTCATGATGCCCGATGGCGTCACGCCGCACGCATCGAATGCTCGCGCCACCATCCTCGACGACGAAGATGCATGGTTTGGCTTCGAGCAGGAATATTTCTTCTACCAGAACGGCCGTCCGCTCGGCTTCCCCGAGCAGGGCTATCCGGCTCCGCAGGGCCCCTACTACACCGGCGTCGGCTATTCGAACGTTGGCGACGTCGCCCGCGAAATCGTCGAAGAGCATCTCGATCTCTGCCTTGCTGCCGGCATCAACCACGAAGGCATCAATGCCGAAGTGGCCAAGGGCCAGTGGGAATTTCAGATTTTCGGCAAGGGCTCCAAGAAGGCCGCCGACCAGATCTGGATGGCGCGTTATCTGCTGCAGCGCCTGACCGAAAAATACGGCATCGACATCGAGTATCACTGCAAGCCGCTCGGCGACACCGACTGGAACGGTTCGGGCATGCATTGCAACTTCTCGACCAAGTACATGCGCGAAGTCGGCGGCAAGGCCTATTTCGAGGCGCTGATGGCCCAGTTCGAAAAGAACCTGATGGACCACATCAACGTCTACGGCCCTGACAACGACAAGCGCCTGACCGGCAAGCACGAAACGGCTCCGTGGAACAAGTTCTCCTACGGCGTTGCCGACCGTGGCGCCTCGATCCGCGTACCGCATTCCTTCGTCAAGAACGACTACAAGGGCTATCTGGAAGATCGCCGCCCGAACTCGCAGGGCTGCCCCTACCAGATCGCTTCCCAGGTTCTGAAGACGATCTCGGAAGTTCCGCTCGCCGGTTCCGCTTCCGCTGCCGCCTAA